One Cohnella candidum genomic region harbors:
- the cdd gene encoding cytidine deaminase yields the protein MAEQRQWDPVKLLEAAKAVRENAYVPYSGFRVGAVFMDAEGHLHAGCNVENAAYGPTNCAERTALFRAIADGRQAGEFQVAAVIGDTEGPISPCGICRQVMLELCEPDMPVILGNLRGDYKLTTVAELLPGAFSKRDLAK from the coding sequence ATGGCGGAACAACGGCAATGGGATCCGGTCAAGCTGCTGGAGGCGGCCAAGGCCGTCAGGGAAAACGCGTACGTCCCGTATTCGGGCTTCCGCGTCGGGGCCGTTTTCATGGATGCGGAAGGACATTTGCACGCGGGCTGCAACGTAGAGAACGCGGCCTACGGGCCGACGAACTGCGCCGAGCGCACCGCCCTGTTCCGGGCGATCGCGGACGGCCGGCAGGCGGGCGAATTTCAAGTCGCCGCCGTGATCGGGGATACGGAGGGGCCGATTTCCCCTTGCGGCATTTGCCGGCAGGTGATGCTGGAGCTGTGCGAACCGGACATGCCGGTCATCCTGGGCAACCTGCGCGGCGATTATAAGTTGACCACCGTCGCCGAGCTGCTCCCGGGAGCGTTCTCCAAACGGGACCTGGCGAAATAA
- the era gene encoding GTPase Era has translation MKEGFKSGFVAIVGRPNVGKSTLMNQVIGQKIAIMSDKPQTTRNKIHGVYTTEDMQIVFLDTPGIHKPFSKLGDYMVKAAVSALEEVDAVLFLTDVTEELGGGDRFIIERLKNVSTPVFLVLNKIDKVHPEALLPIIETYRKLHDFTEIVPVSALQGNNVNALLETVGKYLDEGPMYYPADQVTDHPEQFVCAELIREKILQLTREEVPHSIAVEIESMGTGDNGVVNIGAVIYVERDSQKGIVIGKQGVLLKEIGKLARQDMERLLGSKIFLELWVKVKKDWRNRESVLKSLGFRHE, from the coding sequence GTGAAAGAAGGCTTCAAGTCCGGTTTCGTGGCGATCGTGGGGCGCCCGAACGTCGGCAAATCGACGCTGATGAATCAAGTCATCGGCCAGAAGATCGCGATCATGTCGGATAAACCCCAGACGACCCGAAACAAAATTCACGGCGTCTATACGACGGAAGACATGCAGATCGTTTTCCTGGATACGCCGGGCATTCATAAGCCGTTCTCCAAGCTCGGCGATTATATGGTGAAAGCCGCCGTGAGCGCGCTCGAGGAAGTGGACGCGGTCCTGTTCCTCACGGACGTGACGGAAGAGCTCGGCGGCGGCGACCGGTTCATCATCGAGCGGCTGAAAAACGTCAGCACCCCGGTGTTCCTCGTCCTGAACAAAATCGACAAGGTCCATCCCGAGGCGCTGCTGCCCATCATCGAGACGTACCGCAAGCTGCACGATTTTACGGAAATCGTGCCGGTCTCGGCGCTGCAGGGGAACAACGTGAACGCGCTGCTGGAGACGGTCGGCAAATATTTGGACGAAGGCCCGATGTATTATCCGGCCGACCAGGTGACCGACCATCCGGAGCAATTCGTCTGCGCCGAGCTGATCCGCGAGAAGATCCTTCAGCTCACCCGCGAGGAGGTTCCCCACTCCATCGCCGTGGAGATCGAGAGCATGGGAACGGGAGATAACGGTGTCGTTAACATCGGTGCAGTCATCTACGTGGAACGCGATTCGCAGAAAGGGATCGTGATCGGCAAACAGGGAGTGCTGCTCAAGGAAATCGGCAAGCTCGCCCGCCAAGACATGGAACGGCTGCTCGGGTCCAAGATTTTCCTCGAGCTGTGGGTGAAGGTCAAGAAAGACTGGCGCAATCGCGAATCCGTGCTCAAATCGCTCGGCTTCCGCCACGAATGA